The DNA segment ACTCGTATTTGAACTGAAGCAACGTAGCTTCCGTCTCTAACCGTTTAACCTGTCTACAACATTTTCACAGCTTTCGGACGTCCATAACCACCCTAATTCTCATATAGCTGAATCGACGAAAACTCGAGTCACTCGTAGCGTCATACTCCAAAAAGCTACCAATGAAATCTCCAATCTGCTTACCAACAACTTCCGAGTAGAACCTTGTTGGCACCCCGAACACCTAGACCCAAATGTTCATCATATCTAGCTCCACCTGTTCCGGTAGAAACCCCAGTTTACTCTCCCCTATAATCAACATTCTATTGTCAAAAGACCATAGCCCCCCTCAATCACACGTTCTCTATCCACCTTGTAGAAAAATTCAAAAGAGAAAAGTTTGTATCTACTGCGGTAATCCAAACCTCTTTCTTCGACATCCAAATGTCGGCCAACCTTATTTTCATGGTAGCTAAATTCACCGAACACTCAATTAGGAAATTACCTTAGAGCATACATGCCCACCGTTGACTGTGACATGAAACTCAAAAGGATCATCTTCCTCATAAGCTAGGGACATGTTGGCAAATTAACTTTCCATTCGTAACTGGAGATTGTGAAGACACAAATGCGATAGCAACACAAACACAAACTCCCCACAAATCACTACAAAAACCCAAATAGAACTCCCACAAGAGAAAACTCCAACGAGGGAAAGACATAACTGGCGATCttttatctattatttaatCATATTTGGCACATTGACCTGATAAGTAGATAACGGTTCTATAAAGTCTTTCATTCAAATTCTATAAAACTTCACCAATTGAGATAGATGGTCCATTATTTGATCATATTTGGCACATAGACTTGATAAGAAGATAGCGGTTCTACAAAGTCTTTCATTCAAATTGTGTAAAACTTCAAAGACCAAACATGACAAAGTGAAACTTTGATGTATAGCCTTCGCCCCTCCTTATGAAGGCTTATTGGGGATGTGGATAGGCCAATTAGCAGCATCGTAGTACTTCATACGAAAGATGGTTAGAGCAAGTGCGGAAACTGTTATCTTGCTTTCTCTGTCTCCTTCGGTAGGATGCTCGAAAAGTGAAAAGATTGGTTCTGTGCCAGATCATGGTGATATGCTGGATTAAAGGGTTGTTTCGTCGATAGCATTATCTGATGTGGGATGCGTAGTAGTTGTTGTCACAGTAGGGGTCCCTAAGGCGGAATTGTCCTAAAGTAGCCATAGCGTTGATTGCTCTCCTTGTTCTATTGTATGGGCTAATTATCTTAACGAAAGCCTTCTTTTTGGCTCTCGTGTGAGGGTTGTCCCTACCAATCCAAAAGTCTAAAGGTAGCCTGTCTAAAACCGCCTAACCCCTTTCCTTTGAAAAGAAGACAAAAACCAAACCAGATAGGCGCTGGGACTGTATGGCTTAACACTGGCCCTCCCCGGAGCAAAGAGCTCACCTAACCTGGATGTAAGTCTAGTCAGTCAGTAGCGGTAGAATAGTATGATTTCCTAGCGAAGGGAGCCCTCTAGGAGCGAAGGAAGCCCTTTTCCTCTAGGAAAGCCCCCTACCAATGGACCTAAGCGCTCAAACCAACCCTTGTGATGTCACTGAACGAAAGTCTTAGGGCAGTAATCAGGAACACAACAAACCTAACAACCAAATCGGCTAGGCTAAGTTTGAAAATTACGACTTTAGTTCAGGTTTCCCAGTGAGTGTAATGCTGGTTTCATCGCGCAGTTCCAGTCTTCTTTCCCGACTCGATTCCTTCCTTTGCATATAACTAGCTAATGCTACTGGGGATGCCCTTGATGGATTCGCACTTCTCTTGGTGGAGTAACTTGCTTAGTTTTTTGACTCCGGGAGGGCTCTTGGTCCTACCAATTACTTGAAGCTAGCTCTGTCAAAGCAGAAAGGACTTTTAAGTCGTCATCAGTGCCACATCGGCTTGATGCCGAATCCAAGACAAGAGCAGATATTCCCCTAAGAAAGGAAATGGGGCCAACAACTCTTACAACATGCTTCCTGTACTTTAAAACTGTCTTGCCCAgatgagataaaaaaatattcgtAACCCCAAGGAAAGAGGCCTGCACCCCTATCCAAGGTAACTGAAATGCCTGTTAGGGAACCCTATCCATTGATTGCCTCGTCTGGAGGACTGACACTGGCTCGCAGGCTTGACTTGCTTGCAGGAACTAAAGTAACTGGTTTGTTTGATAAAAGCAGGAACTGAGGATATCTCTTTTGCCTTAAAGAATCCAATTGCAACTCACACCCCAGGGAAGGCAACTGACTCAGAGGAGGGGTTGACAGATACAGATAACCCACTGGGCACTCGTACTAGAAATATGATGTTACCCTCTGGGGCAGAGACTAGACACTTATTACCTCCTGGTAAAGGAGACTAGGCAGGGAACTGGTCGGGATCAACAGCAAGGGCAACTACTATTATAATTTTGAATACATCCTAGACCAAATGCTTTAAGAAGATATATTATTCAAAATTCAATAGACATTATTTGAGGTGTAGTAATAGTGCTGATGAACCAGAATATATCAAACAGGCAACGTGCTTTCATTCTTTAGATCCTATACTCCTTTCGGGGGAATTGAAACTCAATCCGAAATTAGGATTTGAGCGTTGTCCAAAACGACCAGCAGATAGCATTGAATTTAAGTTGGTTTTGAAGTTCAAATTCTGCAAAATTGATTAAAGAGATTTGAGAATAGTCCGACTGCCCACAACTCTCAATTCTTGTTCAACAGGAAAGCtactttttgtttgtttttgcttAAAATTCAATAGGATCCAAGGTATGTAATCCACTCAAATACAGAGCTCTTAGTTCAACATTGTTTCTACCACTACAATAAAACCTAAATTCTCAACAAAAGGCAGTCTTCACAAAACACCAATCCATCATCGAACCACACATCCATCTGCTTGGCCCGAACAACTTCCTTGTATAAGCAACACCTGCAGACCTGCAAACACGCAATTATGTGATACTATCTAACCAGTTATCTAACTTACTGACCATCCCATTAGCAGCTGTATCTCTACTACTTGGCAGTTTTCGCCCGTTCAAGTTTTGCTGTTACTTGTTCCTCTGTCAATGGAAGATAGTAAATTCGAGGAGTTGCTCTGGTTTTCCGAAAGAGGTCATCCAGAGTAACAATTGGAGGGTCATGTTTTTCTGGAGGTGGGGGTGGTGGTGGCAGATTAACAAGCCTTTCCCTGGCTGGGGGTGGGTTAGATAAAGGAGGTGGTGGTGGAAGGGCAGGCGGGGGTGGAAGTTGCTGCCTAGAAACCTGCTGACGAGGAGAGGGCTGAGGCGGCACAGGTGATGCAATAGAAGCACCAGGAGTGACAGGGGCAGCTGGAGACTGAGGAGCCTCTGCTCTATTTCTAACCTCCTGCGGGCCAACAAACTCAGCCACTAAAAGGCGCCCACCATTGGAAGGCCATTGGAGATTGTACACAGCATTTCGTGTTTCTATGGCTTCTTCCACAGATGAATACTGCGTCAACAAAGAATTTCCCCATGTTCAGAAATGTGCAAGTAGAGATATTCGATAATCAAATACTATCAGTTCATCTTTTTCAACAAAACCAGAAGAATTTTCCCACAGCTAAATATATTCCACATAAACAGccaataattatttaattactatCCCATGTGTGCGTTTGAGTGAGAGAGAGGGGCTTACACTGACGTAGCAATGGGTTTTAATGTGGTCCATCCAGAAACTGGTAACTGTCCCAGTTTTGCCTAGAAGCTCTTGGACAGCTTTGATAGTAAATGGACGCAGAAAACGATCAATTCTAAGAGAATTGGTTGGAGGTTTTTGTGATGGTGGAACTGCCACAAACAAAGAGTAATACTCAGTATAAATAAAGTTTAACTATTCTCAAGAAAGCATGTACACGTCGATAGGAGTTCAACTCACCAACACGTTCCTTCGGTGCATCCTCATTGCTAAGTGTGGAGTCGGATCGAGAAAAGTTGCGTCTTGAAAGAGTAGGCTGAAATGTATCCTTAGGTGTGGCAGTAGGTGTGAGGTTAGTGCTTTGTGGTTCAGGTACCTTAAGGCTTTCAGAATTCCATTTCCGTTGCCTCTTTAAGGGCTCAGTGCTCCCAGCAGCCTCTTGATCTACCAACGAAACATGCAGCAACAGAAATATTCATTAAAAAGAATTCAAATTGAACTGTTAAGTCTGAACAGGTAATATTTTCTAAATTGAAGGAAGTCAAGGTTCAAAGGAAGTCTgttacaaaacaaaaaatagaGATTTCACCTTGAATCATCCGtgaaataaaaaagaacaaaaaatgaCAGATACTAGCACCTGGTCTTCTTCATACACCTAATTGCTTTAAAGGACCAATCCAAAATGTGTGCAAACTTATCCAGGAAAGAAACAggaacaaagaaaataaaaacaggaACAAGACTCGGCTAGTCAGAAAATTGACGAGCTCCAGCTCAATATTCTGTTAATGAGTTGCTCACGAGCTGTTCGCAAGCTTGTTAACTTCATTCGTGAGCAattcattaattatttttattaattatattgcTTTGAAATTTTTTTCACATAAAACTACATGGTTTTGAAAtctataaaactaaaatttacacaACACTACGTTGTTTTACATTTCCCCCTTTATGGAAATgttattattgaaaaaaaatcaaatcaaccTTGCTCAAGAGCGTGTGTTCATGAACCTATATCTGcccgcgagctttcgagccgagcttcgtcgtgctcaagctcggctcatttacaaatGGAGCCAAACAGGGTCAAGCTTTTATCAAGCCGAACACTGAGCCTCTCATGAatggctcggctcatttacaaccctattGTTGTCAAATAGGGTAGACACATATTCCCTTCAAAGAAACACAAGCACCAACACTAAAGATGTATGCTTAAACTTGTAATTTGTTGCTAAATTAGCTcttatagaaaataaataataaataaggaaattTATATTTCTCTAAATTATGTATTACGGAAATGACCCTTTTACCTTTGCATAGAAGAATTTGATGTACTAGTACAATGCATTTGTTATAGAGAGGCAAAATTAATAGCACCTTAAAACTTTCATGGGAATTAATAACCATTGGAAAGCaggaaaataaaaggaaaaacaatTAAAGGAACATCTGAGAACtgaattatatattataacttTAGAGCATACAACATACTCGCTCCATTCCCTTATATGAGTCATTCAaggtatttcacacaaattaagaaatacaattactATAGATTCAAAAGCACATGGATCAggacaaaaaaaataatgtttggaccaaaaaagtaaactaaaaattcttggaaaactaaaatgacttatatttggggaaaaaactaatttgctagaatgacttatataagggaatgaatggagggagtaatttTTTTCATTAAGGAAACAAATATGAGATCAATAGCTCACCATTAAGTTTTCTTTTCTCAGAAGGAAGAGATGGACGAGTTTGGTTCTCAACATGCATCTCCTTTTCATCTGTAGACAAGTGGTTCTCAGGAACATCAACGAGAATTTCCTCTTTCACAACATGAATTTCACTTTTGTCAATTTTATTTCCCACATCATCAGAGTTATACATTGAATCGATTTGCTTACTTTCCACAACATCTTCTTCCATAGAATCATCACCAGAACTTCTGTCTAAATTTAACTTTTCTGAATAGCCCACATCTacaatatcattttttttgctCAAATCTGCATTTATAGCATTGTTGTCATCTTTCTCTTCAACAGATGCCATCTTCTCTTGTGGCTCTTCAACATCCGTTGGATGTGATTCGGCAACAACTGGGACACGATTATCTGTTGATGGTTCCACCATTTCTGGCTTAACAACATCTAGTTCTAATTTGACATTATCAGAAATTATATTATCCTTTATTTCAATCTTTTCGTTAATTGACACAGAATCAGTAGAAATAGAatcagattttacttgaaacCCTAAAATAGGGCTGACCTCAGATACCTGGTTGTTTGGAGCAGAAGAGTCAAGCATGACATGCTCTGGCGGAGACCTCAAACCCTCATTCTCCAGCTGGGGCTTTGGATCCTCACTGCCCTGCTCGGGCTTTGTATCCTCACTGTCCAGCAGGGGTTTCGGATCCTCACCATCCAGCAGGGGCTTTGGATCCTCACTGTCCAGCTTGGGCTTTGGATCCTCACTGTCCAGCTGGGGCTTTGGACCCTCATTTTCCAGCTGGGGCTTTGAATCCAGCTCAGTCTCCAAACACTCATTGTTCAATTGGAGCTCGGAATCCCCATTCATTTCCAGTGTTTCAGTAATTTCTGCATCTTTCCCAGCCAATGGTACTTCAGATGCCACATCCTCAGAAGCTGCAGGCTTGGCATCCGAAGTAGGTATAGTATTAGCAAGCTCCCCTTCAACGCTAGTAGAATTAGTACCTTCCTCTAGAACACCCTTTCTAAGTTCTCCATCTATGACTTCAGCACTATCCTTGATATCAACCTTAACCTTATCGTCATCAATGTTCTCAACTTTAGCAGCAGAAACCTCAGCTGCTTCAATAGCAACAGGCGACGCCTCGGAGTTTTGAGCCTGTTCAGGCTGATCATCCTCTGATTGTACCTCATCTTCAGGCTGATCATCCTCCAATTGGGCCACATCTTCAGGCTGATCATCCTCTAAATCATCACCAGTAATGACATCTTTTCCATCATTTTCCCGCTCAACTCGAAGTGCCTCATCTAAGCGTCTTATCAAATCATCTTTCAAACCTTTAATTGCCAATCTCCGCTTCTTAAGCTCTTCCCTTAGCTCTGTAACTTTCCACTGATCTATTGGTTTATCATCCAGAATTGGGTATTTTGGTGACATTCTTCCCAAATAAAATCACTTTCACAATCcttaacaaataaataaataaaaaagggtGAATCAGCCACATGGGTCTCGTATCAAAACCTAAAATTGATGATAATAGCAGAAAAAGCAACTCATTCGAACAAATACTCCaaagtttttggggaagtatcaatgtacaaaatagcaccaatataggcttaaagtgcaaaaaagtatcaatttaggcctccaGAACTAATTGgatttctccctccacgtacAACTGAGGGAACTTGTGTCTCGTTCCATTatgaagcctaaattggtaccattttttaaaagttaaacctatattggcaCTATGTTGTAGGTGGGGCTTCAATTGTTACTTCCCCCAAAAACCATAATCTTATTTTGTTACCTTATCCCAAATAAAATCCCAACATACATCCCaccaaaagaaagaaagatgcaTACGAAGTAATATCAAAAAGGATTAAGGGATAACTTACAGGATGTTAAACTTGGCAGCCGGCTAAGTGCTAGCACCCAAAGAATCAAAATAGAAGGGGATATGAATGAAACCCTAATTCCACAGCACAATACCAGCCATTAGAGACATAGAAGCAAAAGCAGCAAACCACAAAATGAAACAGAAAAGACGCGCCAAAAAAGATTTATCTCAGCCCAAACAagaatagacctaataatctgCACTCAACGCGATTCTGGTTCCTGTAAAGAAAAGCAGCTAAAACtaagaaaacattaaaaagaAATGTACAAGAGGGAAAAACAAGAGGAATTTGAGAGAGAAATAGTTCCCGTTCCGATTTtcgtttttcgtttttcttttcttattatccCTTTGGA comes from the Euphorbia lathyris chromosome 5, ddEupLath1.1, whole genome shotgun sequence genome and includes:
- the LOC136228834 gene encoding uncharacterized protein — its product is MSPKYPILDDKPIDQWKVTELREELKKRRLAIKGLKDDLIRRLDEALRVERENDGKDVITGDDLEDDQPEDVAQLEDDQPEDEVQSEDDQPEQAQNSEASPVAIEAAEVSAAKVENIDDDKVKVDIKDSAEVIDGELRKGVLEEGTNSTSVEGELANTIPTSDAKPAASEDVASEVPLAGKDAEITETLEMNGDSELQLNNECLETELDSKPQLENEGPKPQLDSEDPKPKLDSEDPKPLLDGEDPKPLLDSEDTKPEQGSEDPKPQLENEGLRSPPEHVMLDSSAPNNQVSEVSPILGFQVKSDSISTDSVSINEKIEIKDNIISDNVKLELDVVKPEMVEPSTDNRVPVVAESHPTDVEEPQEKMASVEEKDDNNAINADLSKKNDIVDVGYSEKLNLDRSSGDDSMEEDVVESKQIDSMYNSDDVGNKIDKSEIHVVKEEILVDVPENHLSTDEKEMHVENQTRPSLPSEKRKLNDQEAAGSTEPLKRQRKWNSESLKVPEPQSTNLTPTATPKDTFQPTLSRRNFSRSDSTLSNEDAPKERVVPPSQKPPTNSLRIDRFLRPFTIKAVQELLGKTGTVTSFWMDHIKTHCYVSYSSVEEAIETRNAVYNLQWPSNGGRLLVAEFVGPQEVRNRAEAPQSPAAPVTPGASIASPVPPQPSPRQQVSRQQLPPPPALPPPPPLSNPPPARERLVNLPPPPPPPEKHDPPIVTLDDLFRKTRATPRIYYLPLTEEQVTAKLERAKTAK